A window of Pusillimonas sp. T7-7 contains these coding sequences:
- a CDS encoding enoyl-CoA hydratase/isomerase family protein yields MSNDVVSVDRDGEVAIVTLNRPERMNAVNASLRGQLTDALNTLNKAQDVRAIVLTGQGNRAFCSGQDLQESADMQWENIVNWLTAQRNMYQAVRDLNKPCVAAINGVAAGAGFQLALCADIRITAPQTLIGQPEVKAGLASIVGSYLMTLHVGLTQNVAMSLTGELISGQRAHDIGLVTTLAAAGEVVSVSLEKARQLATLPATAVRVSKQRFRELTQPGFDDAVLAGVRAQLECYADGEPQRSAQRFLASRRSASRKPDDT; encoded by the coding sequence ATGAGTAACGACGTTGTATCAGTAGACAGGGACGGCGAAGTCGCTATTGTGACTTTAAACCGTCCTGAGCGTATGAATGCGGTCAACGCATCACTACGCGGTCAGCTGACTGATGCACTTAATACGCTGAACAAGGCGCAGGACGTGCGAGCAATTGTTCTCACTGGACAGGGCAATCGTGCATTCTGTTCTGGGCAGGATTTGCAGGAGTCTGCAGATATGCAATGGGAAAACATTGTCAATTGGTTGACTGCGCAGCGGAATATGTACCAGGCAGTTCGGGATCTGAATAAACCATGTGTTGCGGCGATCAATGGTGTCGCGGCAGGCGCGGGCTTTCAATTGGCCCTGTGCGCAGACATCCGAATCACCGCGCCGCAAACCTTGATTGGTCAGCCCGAGGTCAAAGCAGGTCTGGCCAGCATAGTGGGTTCTTATCTTATGACGCTACACGTTGGGCTAACGCAGAATGTGGCCATGTCTTTGACAGGAGAACTTATTTCCGGGCAGCGAGCACATGACATCGGCTTGGTGACGACGCTGGCCGCAGCTGGCGAAGTAGTCTCCGTCTCACTGGAAAAGGCGCGCCAACTTGCCACATTGCCAGCGACTGCGGTCCGGGTCTCCAAGCAACGCTTTCGCGAGCTGACACAACCAGGCTTTGATGACGCAGTGCTGGCCGGTGTGCGGGCGCAGCTTGAATGCTACGCCGACGGCGAACCCCAGCGTTCTGCGCAACGCTTCCTGGCTAGCCGGCGCAGTGCCTCACGTAAACCTGATGACACATAA
- a CDS encoding mandelate racemase/muconate lactonizing enzyme family protein translates to MLKSVQEENNSSMADSDLKIVDIEAFPVSYPLPEGQGVTLGIGRTVKRDAVVVKVTTAGGIVGYGESHHGRSVIAIATLINTTLRHLALGMNADDVVGVWARIYKMQLGSHGMGAATSMAMSGIDQALWDIRGKAVGWPLWKLLGGSRKPIPAYAGGVSLGYQEPAQLVQEAEPLVESGYKAIKLRIGDNVAADIARVAAVRKAFGDELTILTDANCGYTVADALAAMPGLDDNGVGWLEEPFPAHDYRSYREARNFGHVRFASGENHYTRFEFNYLLNEGVVSIWQPDLSKSGGITEGLRIAAMASAQKILINPHSAMSGISMAVTIHFLAAIDNAGYFEADAAKTNFLRDKLVETPYQVDKDGCVLPLNKPGIGVEVDEDFIKAYPATDGPAYV, encoded by the coding sequence ATGCTGAAAAGCGTGCAAGAAGAAAATAATTCATCCATGGCTGATTCCGACCTGAAGATTGTTGATATCGAAGCGTTTCCCGTGTCTTATCCTTTACCCGAAGGGCAGGGAGTGACCCTGGGTATAGGGCGCACGGTGAAGCGTGATGCGGTGGTGGTCAAGGTGACTACTGCAGGTGGTATCGTTGGTTATGGAGAGTCGCATCATGGAAGGTCAGTGATCGCCATAGCCACTCTAATCAATACCACTTTGCGCCATTTGGCCTTGGGGATGAATGCCGACGATGTCGTTGGGGTCTGGGCGCGGATATATAAAATGCAGCTCGGCAGCCACGGCATGGGGGCGGCAACCAGCATGGCAATGAGCGGTATAGACCAAGCGCTTTGGGACATCCGCGGCAAGGCGGTGGGCTGGCCGTTATGGAAACTATTGGGTGGATCGCGCAAGCCAATACCGGCCTACGCCGGGGGCGTATCGCTGGGCTATCAGGAGCCGGCGCAATTGGTACAAGAGGCCGAGCCTCTAGTGGAGTCGGGCTACAAAGCAATCAAGCTTCGCATAGGTGATAACGTTGCAGCCGATATTGCTCGTGTCGCAGCTGTTCGCAAGGCTTTTGGCGATGAGCTGACCATACTGACCGACGCCAATTGCGGCTATACAGTAGCCGATGCACTGGCAGCCATGCCCGGCCTTGACGACAATGGCGTGGGTTGGCTTGAAGAGCCGTTTCCTGCACACGACTATCGCAGCTATCGCGAAGCACGTAATTTTGGGCATGTTCGCTTCGCTTCTGGTGAGAACCACTACACCCGCTTCGAGTTCAATTACTTGCTGAATGAAGGGGTCGTAAGCATTTGGCAGCCAGATCTATCCAAGAGTGGGGGCATCACAGAAGGGTTACGTATTGCCGCCATGGCATCTGCACAGAAAATACTCATCAATCCGCATAGCGCAATGTCGGGTATCAGCATGGCGGTGACTATTCACTTTTTGGCGGCAATTGACAATGCTGGGTACTTTGAAGCGGATGCCGCCAAGACTAATTTCTTGCGAGATAAGTTGGTTGAAACGCCGTATCAGGTTGATAAAGATGGTTGTGTACTGCCTTTGAACAAGCCCGGTATAGGTGTGGAGGTCGACGAGGACTTCATCAAGGCATATCCCGCCACCGACGGACCGGCCTATGTGTGA
- a CDS encoding tripartite tricarboxylate transporter substrate binding protein, whose product MKRVQKRCRFTSSLLAAVFALVPLGAQAAYPEKPITIIVPFSAGGATDMLARTVGHKLSESWGQPVIVDNRPGAGGNIGASAGARAAPDGYTLTMTAAGISAVNPHVYKNLDYDSIKDFAPVSQLVAAPLLLAVHPSVGITSFEEWRKQVQAKPGTFTVANGGVGTAQHLGAEYLDMEAGMKSLHIPYKGSAPATSDILGGQTNAILDNMVTLVPHINSGKLVPLAVTSEERVSILPNVPTVNESGVPGFQTGSWYGLVAPAGTPPDIVKKLQLEISKIVAMQDIQDSLIKAGLQPVGGTPEEFAERIRIDRERMGKIVKAADVKVN is encoded by the coding sequence ATGAAACGCGTTCAAAAGCGGTGCCGATTTACATCTTCACTACTGGCCGCAGTCTTTGCGTTGGTGCCACTCGGCGCACAGGCGGCCTACCCCGAAAAGCCCATAACCATCATCGTGCCGTTCTCGGCAGGTGGTGCAACGGATATGCTGGCGCGTACTGTCGGGCACAAGCTATCCGAAAGCTGGGGGCAGCCTGTTATTGTCGACAACCGTCCTGGTGCTGGAGGTAATATCGGCGCATCGGCTGGCGCTCGTGCAGCACCAGATGGCTATACCTTGACTATGACGGCGGCAGGTATCTCGGCAGTCAACCCTCATGTCTACAAGAACTTGGACTATGACTCCATCAAGGATTTCGCCCCAGTCAGCCAACTGGTTGCAGCACCCTTGTTATTGGCAGTTCATCCTTCAGTGGGTATTACCTCATTTGAAGAATGGCGCAAGCAGGTACAGGCGAAGCCTGGGACATTTACGGTGGCAAATGGCGGTGTAGGTACAGCCCAGCACTTAGGCGCTGAATACCTGGATATGGAAGCCGGCATGAAATCCTTGCACATTCCTTATAAAGGCAGCGCTCCGGCTACCTCTGACATTCTTGGCGGTCAGACTAATGCGATCCTGGACAACATGGTTACTTTGGTTCCGCATATCAACAGCGGCAAGCTTGTGCCTCTGGCTGTGACATCCGAGGAACGCGTCAGCATTCTGCCCAATGTTCCTACGGTCAACGAGTCGGGCGTGCCTGGCTTTCAGACGGGCTCCTGGTATGGGTTGGTAGCGCCGGCTGGCACACCTCCGGATATCGTTAAAAAACTGCAGCTGGAGATATCCAAAATCGTTGCCATGCAAGATATACAAGACTCATTGATTAAAGCAGGCCTGCAGCCGGTGGGGGGAACGCCCGAAGAGTTTGCTGAGCGCATTCGCATTGATCGCGAAAGAATGGGCAAGATTGTCAAAGCGGCAGATGTCAAAGTTAACTAA
- a CDS encoding LysR family transcriptional regulator: MRTFNQRALEIISLVAEYGSVTAAAKALGATQSFVSKQVVRLEDEWGDRLFERTGRGMRLSNFGQEVMPEIIELLAQTGRLEACIRDNSGVPAGNVRVGVVPSMSRQLLPRLFADIQKRAPAVRLLVVEGFTGALEKQLAAGDLDLAVMNRYNSESAGGEDTLGQVETMLIGKPGAYVLSGKEVDFSKLDMLPLVVPPWPDGLRVFLDREAKARKLKLNIRLEVNTISALTRIAASGDAFTFLPAVAVLDDINSGRLAVSKIVNPAMVRTIALGLSQRHPLSRAARLVALRVREMMAELLAV; the protein is encoded by the coding sequence ATGCGCACCTTCAATCAGAGAGCACTAGAGATTATTTCTCTCGTCGCGGAGTACGGATCGGTCACAGCTGCGGCCAAAGCCCTAGGTGCTACGCAATCTTTTGTTAGCAAGCAAGTTGTCCGTCTGGAGGACGAGTGGGGTGATCGCCTTTTTGAACGGACGGGACGCGGGATGCGTTTATCCAACTTCGGGCAGGAGGTCATGCCCGAAATTATAGAACTGCTGGCTCAGACAGGTCGATTAGAGGCTTGCATCAGAGATAATTCCGGTGTTCCCGCTGGCAACGTCCGGGTAGGTGTCGTACCGTCCATGTCTCGACAATTGTTGCCTCGGCTATTTGCAGATATTCAGAAGCGTGCTCCAGCAGTACGTTTGTTAGTCGTCGAAGGGTTTACCGGCGCATTGGAAAAGCAGTTGGCCGCAGGAGACCTGGATCTTGCGGTGATGAACCGCTATAACAGTGAGAGCGCCGGAGGTGAAGACACACTGGGGCAAGTAGAGACGATGCTGATCGGCAAGCCCGGCGCTTACGTATTGTCTGGCAAGGAAGTGGACTTTTCAAAGCTTGATATGCTTCCGCTTGTGGTACCGCCTTGGCCCGATGGGCTTCGTGTGTTTCTAGATCGAGAGGCGAAAGCACGTAAGCTCAAGTTGAACATACGTCTCGAAGTTAATACGATATCTGCGCTTACCCGCATCGCGGCCAGTGGTGACGCGTTCACTTTTCTGCCAGCGGTAGCAGTGCTGGACGACATCAATAGCGGCAGGCTGGCGGTGTCGAAAATTGTAAACCCTGCCATGGTGCGTACCATTGCTCTTGGCCTGAGCCAGCGCCACCCGCTTTCGCGAGCAGCACGGCTGGTTGCTTTGCGTGTGCGCGAAATGATGGCTGAGTTGCTGGCAGTCTGA
- the trmD gene encoding tRNA (guanosine(37)-N1)-methyltransferase TrmD, giving the protein MRFDVISLFPDMFSVVRDLGVTGRAHKQGRWALGLWNPRDYTHDVHRTVDDRPYGGGPGMVMMAEPLEQAVQAAKIERAEADGSPVILMSPTGRRFDQAMAQDLAEGQGAVLICGRYEGVDQRFIERCVTHEISIGDFVMSGGEIAALAIMDSVLRLLPGVLNDADSARQDSFNEALTGLLDSPHYTRPEQYQNMAVPAELLSGHHANISVWRRQQSLTLTARRRPDLIDAARRAGLLSKADEKFLSELG; this is encoded by the coding sequence ATGCGTTTTGACGTAATTTCACTGTTTCCCGATATGTTCTCCGTGGTCCGCGACCTTGGGGTTACGGGACGTGCCCATAAGCAGGGACGATGGGCGCTGGGGTTGTGGAATCCACGGGACTATACCCACGATGTCCACCGTACGGTTGATGATCGGCCCTATGGGGGCGGACCTGGCATGGTGATGATGGCTGAACCCCTGGAGCAAGCGGTACAGGCAGCGAAAATCGAGAGGGCTGAGGCTGACGGGTCGCCGGTGATTCTGATGAGCCCTACAGGCCGGCGTTTTGATCAGGCCATGGCGCAGGATCTCGCCGAAGGGCAGGGCGCAGTTCTGATCTGCGGACGTTACGAAGGGGTGGATCAGCGATTTATCGAGCGTTGTGTGACACACGAGATTTCCATCGGAGACTTTGTGATGTCGGGAGGCGAGATCGCTGCTCTGGCGATTATGGATAGTGTGCTGCGCTTGCTGCCCGGCGTGTTGAACGATGCCGATTCAGCGCGGCAGGACTCTTTCAATGAAGCCTTGACGGGCTTGCTGGATAGTCCGCATTACACCCGGCCCGAACAATATCAGAACATGGCAGTGCCAGCCGAGTTGCTGTCGGGTCACCATGCAAATATTTCAGTATGGCGGCGACAGCAGTCGCTGACTCTGACTGCGCGGAGACGGCCCGATCTGATCGACGCCGCCAGGCGTGCAGGTTTGCTGTCGAAGGCGGACGAGAAGTTTTTGTCGGAGCTTGGCTGA
- the rimM gene encoding ribosome maturation factor RimM (Essential for efficient processing of 16S rRNA) has protein sequence MSTPTTLPPQAPTDLVELGRIVSAYGVRGWVKVQPHSSSGEVLLKAATWWLKAPAPKTGLGALPLASAVKVVASRPQGATVVAQLDAVSDRDDAEALKGHTVWVPRADFPAADDNEYYWVDLIGCRLFGEQDGQSALIGQVLDVIDNGAHAVLRVARAELDAEDNLVFLQTDKGKSIEVLVPFVAAHVHTVDLAEQRLDSNWPVEL, from the coding sequence ATGAGCACGCCCACGACGCTGCCACCTCAGGCACCAACAGACCTCGTGGAGCTTGGCCGCATCGTATCGGCCTATGGCGTGCGTGGCTGGGTCAAGGTCCAGCCCCATTCCTCAAGTGGTGAGGTTCTGCTCAAGGCAGCCACTTGGTGGCTGAAAGCGCCCGCGCCGAAAACAGGCTTGGGCGCTTTGCCGTTGGCGTCTGCTGTGAAAGTGGTGGCCAGCCGCCCCCAAGGCGCCACGGTGGTGGCCCAGCTTGATGCCGTTTCTGACCGGGATGACGCCGAAGCTCTGAAAGGGCATACGGTGTGGGTGCCGCGTGCCGACTTTCCAGCCGCTGATGATAATGAATATTATTGGGTCGACCTTATCGGTTGCCGTTTGTTTGGCGAGCAGGACGGGCAGTCGGCACTGATCGGCCAAGTGCTCGATGTAATCGACAACGGCGCGCATGCTGTTTTGCGTGTTGCACGGGCAGAGCTCGATGCCGAGGACAATCTGGTATTTCTGCAAACCGACAAGGGTAAATCCATAGAGGTTTTGGTACCTTTCGTTGCCGCGCATGTGCATACGGTGGACCTTGCCGAGCAACGTCTGGACAGCAACTGGCCGGTGGAGCTCTAA
- the rpsP gene encoding 30S ribosomal protein S16 — translation MVVIRLARGGSKKRPFYNVVAADSRNRRDGRFIERVGFYNPVASEGQENLRLALDRVQYWTENGAQLSPAVTRLVKEFSAKAAA, via the coding sequence ATGGTTGTGATTCGTCTAGCCCGTGGCGGCTCGAAGAAGCGTCCGTTTTACAACGTTGTAGCAGCCGACTCGCGTAATCGCCGCGATGGTCGTTTTATTGAGCGCGTAGGCTTTTACAACCCCGTTGCCAGCGAAGGCCAGGAAAACCTGCGTCTTGCCCTTGACCGTGTTCAATACTGGACAGAAAACGGTGCGCAGCTGTCGCCTGCCGTAACTCGCCTGGTTAAAGAGTTCTCGGCTAAAGCCGCTGCCTGA
- a CDS encoding sulfurtransferase TusA family protein yields MTDTNNSLPEAQLEVDASGLKCPLPILRAKKALAQIEGGQVLKVITTDTHAIKDFQAFARQTGNTLEAQIETESGAIHYLRRRAS; encoded by the coding sequence ATGACCGATACCAACAATTCTTTGCCCGAAGCTCAACTTGAAGTCGATGCTTCGGGCTTGAAATGTCCCTTGCCCATCTTGCGTGCCAAGAAAGCGCTCGCCCAGATCGAGGGGGGGCAGGTTCTTAAAGTCATCACGACCGACACCCATGCAATCAAGGATTTTCAGGCGTTTGCCAGGCAAACGGGCAATACACTGGAAGCACAAATCGAAACCGAGTCGGGTGCTATACACTATTTGCGTCGACGTGCTTCATAA
- the alaS gene encoding alanine--tRNA ligase has product MKTSEIRQKFLSFFESKGHQVVPSSSLVPGNDPTLLFTNSGMVQFKDVFTGKETRPYSRATSSQRCVRAGGKHNDLENVGYTARHHTFFEMLGNFSFGDYFKRDAIQNAWELLTTVYQLPAEKLWVTVYQEDDEAYDIWAKEIGVPAERIVRIGDNKGARYASDNFWQMADTGPCGPCSEIFYDHGPGVWGGPPGSPEEDGDRYIEIWNLVFMQFERDAAGNMPLLPKPCVDTGMGLERIAAVLQHVHSNYEIDLFQSLIKAAARETGISDLANNSLKVIADHIRACSFLIVDGVIPSNEGRGYVLRRIVRRALRHGHKLGQSGVFFHRLVKDLVAEMGQAYPELVAQQARIEQVLKQEEERFSETLENGMKILDAALAAVPEKGMLDGQTLFTLYDTYGFPVDLTADICREREVQVDMDGFEVAMNHQREQARAAGKFKAAEGLSYSGVETRFDGYDQLQSQGTVTALYIDGTQVESVSAGQQAIVVLDATPFYAESGGQVGDAGILQANGARFAVADTQKIQNSVFGHHGEMLEGVLAVGDTVDAQVDKARRARTVRNHSATHLMHKALRQVLGSHVQQRGSLVDPDKTRFDFAHDAPMTADQIAQVERIVNAEVLNNHATQAQLMSYDDAVQGGAMALFGEKYGDTVRVLDIGFSRELCGGTHVARTGDIGLFKIVSEGGVAAGVRRVEAITGDNAVAWVQQINDTLVQAAGLLKTQPADLVERVALMQTQAKALERDLDRLKSKLAASAGNDLASQAIVLRGDAKLLVASLSGVDPKALRGMIDQLKDKLKSAVVLLAAVADDKISLAAGVTGDLASQVKAGDLVGMVAAQVGGKGGGRPDMAMGGGTDVGALPAATAGVEAWVRERLV; this is encoded by the coding sequence ATGAAAACCTCCGAAATACGTCAGAAGTTCCTGTCTTTCTTCGAATCGAAGGGGCATCAGGTGGTGCCTTCTTCGTCGCTTGTGCCCGGCAACGATCCAACTCTGCTGTTTACCAATTCGGGCATGGTTCAGTTCAAAGACGTATTTACCGGCAAAGAAACCCGGCCATATAGCCGGGCGACTTCATCGCAGCGCTGTGTGCGCGCCGGCGGCAAGCATAACGATCTTGAAAACGTCGGCTATACCGCCAGGCATCACACTTTCTTCGAGATGCTGGGCAACTTCAGCTTCGGAGATTACTTCAAGCGAGACGCCATTCAGAATGCCTGGGAGCTGCTCACCACGGTCTACCAGCTGCCTGCAGAAAAGCTTTGGGTTACGGTTTATCAAGAGGATGACGAAGCCTACGATATCTGGGCCAAGGAAATCGGTGTGCCAGCCGAGCGCATCGTACGCATAGGCGACAACAAAGGCGCCCGTTACGCCTCAGACAATTTCTGGCAGATGGCCGATACCGGGCCTTGCGGGCCTTGCTCCGAAATTTTCTATGATCACGGTCCAGGAGTCTGGGGCGGGCCTCCCGGGTCACCCGAAGAAGACGGTGATCGCTACATTGAAATCTGGAACCTCGTTTTCATGCAGTTCGAGCGTGATGCCGCGGGCAATATGCCTTTGCTGCCCAAGCCCTGTGTCGATACAGGCATGGGCCTGGAGCGCATTGCCGCGGTACTGCAGCACGTGCATTCCAACTACGAAATCGATTTGTTCCAGTCATTGATCAAGGCTGCCGCCCGCGAAACGGGTATCAGCGATCTGGCCAATAACTCACTCAAGGTCATTGCCGATCATATTCGGGCTTGCAGCTTCCTGATTGTCGACGGCGTCATCCCAAGCAACGAAGGCCGCGGCTATGTATTGCGCCGTATTGTGCGCCGGGCCTTGCGTCATGGGCACAAGCTGGGCCAGTCGGGCGTTTTTTTCCATCGCCTGGTAAAAGATCTGGTCGCCGAAATGGGCCAGGCCTATCCCGAGCTGGTCGCTCAGCAAGCACGGATCGAGCAGGTGCTCAAGCAAGAAGAAGAGCGTTTCAGCGAAACACTGGAAAACGGCATGAAGATTCTGGACGCCGCGCTTGCCGCCGTTCCGGAAAAAGGCATGCTCGATGGCCAAACTTTGTTTACCTTGTACGACACCTATGGCTTTCCTGTTGATCTGACGGCCGATATCTGCCGTGAACGCGAAGTGCAGGTCGACATGGACGGCTTCGAGGTCGCCATGAATCACCAGCGCGAGCAGGCGCGTGCTGCCGGCAAGTTCAAGGCTGCTGAAGGCTTGAGTTATAGCGGGGTTGAAACGCGTTTCGATGGCTACGACCAACTGCAAAGCCAAGGCACTGTTACGGCGCTGTACATAGACGGAACGCAGGTCGAGTCCGTATCTGCCGGCCAGCAGGCCATTGTCGTGCTCGATGCCACGCCTTTTTACGCCGAATCGGGTGGTCAGGTTGGCGATGCCGGCATCCTGCAGGCGAATGGCGCGCGCTTCGCGGTGGCCGATACCCAAAAAATCCAGAATTCCGTCTTCGGCCATCATGGCGAGATGCTTGAAGGCGTACTCGCCGTTGGCGATACCGTCGATGCGCAGGTCGATAAGGCCAGGCGTGCACGTACGGTGCGCAACCATTCGGCAACTCACCTTATGCACAAGGCTTTGCGCCAAGTGCTGGGCAGCCATGTTCAGCAACGAGGTTCTTTGGTCGATCCCGACAAAACCCGTTTCGATTTTGCGCACGATGCCCCAATGACCGCAGATCAGATCGCCCAGGTCGAACGCATCGTCAACGCCGAGGTGCTGAACAATCACGCGACCCAAGCCCAGTTGATGTCCTATGACGACGCCGTACAAGGCGGCGCCATGGCTCTTTTTGGCGAAAAGTACGGTGATACGGTACGCGTGCTCGATATCGGTTTCTCGCGCGAGCTATGCGGCGGCACGCACGTAGCGCGCACGGGCGATATCGGCTTGTTCAAAATAGTTTCAGAAGGCGGTGTAGCTGCCGGCGTGCGCCGGGTCGAAGCCATTACCGGTGACAACGCCGTGGCATGGGTGCAGCAGATCAACGATACCTTGGTGCAAGCTGCCGGCCTGCTTAAAACCCAGCCAGCTGATTTGGTTGAGCGTGTGGCGCTGATGCAGACTCAGGCAAAAGCCCTGGAGCGTGATCTGGATCGCCTGAAAAGCAAACTGGCTGCATCCGCTGGCAATGACTTGGCAAGCCAAGCCATTGTTCTGCGGGGCGATGCCAAGCTGCTGGTGGCCAGCCTTTCCGGTGTGGATCCAAAGGCCTTGCGCGGCATGATCGACCAGCTTAAAGACAAGCTCAAATCAGCGGTTGTGCTCCTGGCTGCCGTGGCTGACGATAAAATCAGCCTGGCCGCAGGTGTTACCGGCGATTTGGCCAGTCAGGTCAAGGCGGGCGATCTGGTCGGTATGGTGGCGGCTCAGGTGGGCGGCAAGGGCGGCGGCCGGCCCGACATGGCCATGGGGGGCGGTACTGATGTTGGCGCTTTGCCCGCGGCAACGGCCGGTGTCGAAGCCTGGGTGCGTGAGCGTTTGGTTTAG
- a CDS encoding type 4 pilus major pilin: protein MSAIKSAQQGFSLIEVSIVTAIVLLLAIIGVPAIGGYVVENKVPKVGEELARFILQTKVNAPNGSSTPYIGIATSNFANMVHDSSIFTVSGAGATTKVLHGLGTGGELSVAETDSGAAFSITLSKVHDAACPSIASVMQRVSDTITVASDGQAGATVKDDSTHYSALAAESYCAAGAVNTFVFTAS from the coding sequence ATGTCTGCAATTAAATCCGCCCAGCAAGGGTTCTCGCTGATTGAAGTGTCTATCGTCACCGCCATTGTCCTGCTTCTGGCCATTATTGGCGTACCGGCCATTGGCGGCTATGTGGTCGAGAACAAGGTTCCCAAAGTGGGCGAGGAGCTGGCCCGGTTCATTCTTCAGACTAAGGTCAATGCGCCAAACGGGTCCAGCACGCCCTATATCGGCATTGCCACATCGAACTTTGCGAACATGGTGCACGATTCCAGCATATTCACGGTGTCGGGCGCCGGTGCAACGACCAAGGTGTTGCATGGCTTGGGTACAGGGGGTGAGCTTAGCGTGGCGGAGACGGATTCGGGAGCGGCATTTTCAATCACCTTATCCAAAGTGCACGACGCCGCATGTCCGTCCATTGCCTCAGTCATGCAGCGGGTATCAGACACCATCACGGTAGCTTCCGATGGCCAGGCGGGTGCAACGGTAAAAGATGACAGTACTCACTATAGTGCTCTGGCAGCCGAGTCTTATTGCGCCGCAGGAGCGGTCAACACCTTCGTTTTTACTGCCAGTTAG